The sequence CAAATTCGTCAAGGTCGGAGGAGACCACGATTTTGGTGTTGTATGCGCCGAGCTCGTCGAGTTGGCGGCGCACGCGGCGGGTCACAGCCCCTAAGTCGCCGGAATCAATGCGTACGCCACCGAGCTCGGTGCCGGCCACCTCGATCGCGTTGGCGACACCCTGGGTGATGTCGTACGTATCGACGAGCAGCGTGGTGCCCACACCCAGGGAGTTAATCTGCGACTGGAAAGCCGCCTTCTCGTTGGGAGTGCCGTCTTCATTGACGTGGAGCAGGGTCCACGCGTGCGCTGAGGTGCCGGAGGCGGGGACACCATAGCGGTAGGAGGCTTCCATGTTGGACGTTGCTTCAAACCCGGCAAGGTAGGCCGCGCGGGCTGCGGTGACCGCAGAGTATTCGTGGGTGCGGCGTGACCCCATCTCGATGATGGGGCGGCCGTCAGCTGCGGTGACCATACGTGACGCGGCTGATGCGACGGCGGAGTCCGCGTTCATGATCGATAAAATCACGGTTTCGAGCACCACACACTCAGCAAACGTTCCGCGCACCGACAAAATTGGGGAGTACGGGAAGTAGAGATCACCTTCTAAGTAGCCGTCAATGTCGCCGGAGAATTTGTAGTCGCGCAGGAAATCCTTGGCTTGGTCGTCGAGGAAATCCAGTGTTTCTAGCTGGGCGTCGGTGAAGTGGAAGTCGCGGATGGCACGCAAGACCCGCGAGGTGCCTGCGACCACGCCGTAGCGGCGCTCGTTTTGCAGTTTGCGGGAGAACACCTCGAACGTGCACTGGCGGTCGGCGGTGCCGTCGCGCAGCGCTGCCTGCAGCATTGTTAGCTCATACTTGTCGGTGAGAAACGATGTCGAGCGATCTTGACCATGGGAAGAATTATCAGTCACGCAGTTAAGACTATCTCACCCGCTACGCACGGGCCCATCAGTCGCGAGAAAACGCGATGACAAACCACACGTGTCCGCGGCTCTGTGCTATACCAACGCCAAGGCGGAGGTGCTCCGGGCTCACCATTAAGTCGGAGTTCGGCTGATCATCCAAAATTAACTGCATCACGTTGTGGCCAGTGGCCTGCCCTTGGGGGATGCTGCCCTGAATCATTGCCCTATCACCGTCAAGAGGTGCATACTTTCCGGTTGCAGCGTTGCCTTCCGCGTGACGCTGGGCAGCGTTTTGCAATGGGAAATCCACTACGAGCGGGCCGACGTCTGGGTGATCTTCCTGCACGCGGATGTGGTTGACGGCATAAAAGATATCGCCGCGAATCATTTCAAGGTCAACCGAGTCTTCGAAGGTGGGTCCGACGTAGGTGTCTGCGCGGGATGAGCCAGCGTCATCGCCGGGGGCTCTTTCCATGGCTGCGGCGATGTTGGCTGCGAGTGCGAAAAGTACGCCGAGGACTCCGATCAGTGGGCGGAGTATCTCCTCAAATGATGCAAAGTTGCTGGATAGTCGCGGCATGGTCGATTCCTGAAGTCGATCCTTAACGGATTTCTTTGGCTTATCGTTGTAGTACTGACCATAGCTTAGTGTCCAAGTGTGCGCGCCCAGGAGGGAAAATTGGTTACCCTTGGGGTATGAATCGATCACCAAGTATGGGCTCGCCGATGGCGACCCCTGAGTTGGAGCAGGACATCCAGCTCGACGTCGCCACTGCGGAGAACCTGCCGTGGATGTGCATCGTGTGGGATGACCCCGTCAACCTGATGAGCTATGTCACCTATGTTTTTCAGACTGTGCTGGGCTACGACAAAAAACGTGCGACTGAGTTGATGATGCAGGTCCACACCGAGGGCAAGGCAGTTGTGTCAACTGGGGAGAAGGACAAGGTCGAAGGCGACGTCAAGAAATTGCATACGGCCGGGCTGTGGGCCACGATGCAGCAAGCCGGTTAGCGTCGGCGCGTGCGCCGACGGGAATAGAAAGGGACGACATGGAAGCATGGCGGAAGAAAAAGGGGCTTGTGCGAGCACCGAAGTATATGACTCGGCTGGATCCGTTGGAACGCGAGGTGCTTGGTGACCTGACTGCTACTGTCTCGGAGGCGTTGATTCAGCGCGCGCAGTCCGCTCCGAAAGATGAGTTGGCTGAGCTCGTTGATATGCCCACCGGCCACAAGGAGGCTCCGCAGGATCCGAAGCTTGCGCGCCTGCTGCCTGATTTTGAGCGTGCCGACGACCAGGAGTTTGACGGCGATAATTCCTTGCTGCGCAGCATGAACGAGACTGACATTATCAAGTCCAAGCTGGAAAACCTCCAGGTAGTCAATGCTGCCTTGGGCCCTACCGGTGGGGTAGAGGTGTCGCTGGATGAGGAGGAAGCCCATCGCTTCCTGGCCGGGCTCAATGACTTGCGCCTCTACGTTTCCGCCGATGACTCGGGCGGTGAGTCTGCTGCTCAGGACCGCCAGAACCTGGTCGAGTGGATGGGCTTTTGCCAAGAGTCGTTGTTGGAAGCATTGATGAACTAGTGGCTGGATCGCTTCTCGACGTCCCCGGCCTGGCCATCGGGCACGTCTCGTTGGGGGACACCGGGGTAACTTCGGTTGTGTCGCGCGACAAGCGTGGCATGGTTGGCGCGGTTGACGTGCGTGGTGGGGGACCGGGCACCCGCGAAACTGATCTGTTGTCTCCACACAATACCGTTGAGCGGGTGCACGCTCTTACGTTTGCTGGTGGATCTGCGTTTGGTTTGGCTGCTGCGAGTGGCGCAATGAACGCGTTAGAAGCCCACGGCTACGGTTTCCCCGTTTTCGGAGAAGGCA comes from Corynebacterium cystitidis and encodes:
- a CDS encoding nicotinate phosphoribosyltransferase gives rise to the protein MLQAALRDGTADRQCTFEVFSRKLQNERRYGVVAGTSRVLRAIRDFHFTDAQLETLDFLDDQAKDFLRDYKFSGDIDGYLEGDLYFPYSPILSVRGTFAECVVLETVILSIMNADSAVASAASRMVTAADGRPIIEMGSRRTHEYSAVTAARAAYLAGFEATSNMEASYRYGVPASGTSAHAWTLLHVNEDGTPNEKAAFQSQINSLGVGTTLLVDTYDITQGVANAIEVAGTELGGVRIDSGDLGAVTRRVRRQLDELGAYNTKIVVSSDLDEFAIAGLRGDPVDVYGVGTSVVTGSGAPTAAMVYKLVEVDGHPVAKRSRGKAMTGGAKTALRAYRSTGVAVEEVVSPFEGPTPELPGLDTRQLVVPMLRGGELVGTPPTLEESRNHLAEQIRTLPWEGLALSRDEPAINTRFTGFPEASED
- a CDS encoding CAP domain-containing protein gives rise to the protein MPRLSSNFASFEEILRPLIGVLGVLFALAANIAAAMERAPGDDAGSSRADTYVGPTFEDSVDLEMIRGDIFYAVNHIRVQEDHPDVGPLVVDFPLQNAAQRHAEGNAATGKYAPLDGDRAMIQGSIPQGQATGHNVMQLILDDQPNSDLMVSPEHLRLGVGIAQSRGHVWFVIAFSRD
- the clpS gene encoding ATP-dependent Clp protease adapter ClpS gives rise to the protein MGSPMATPELEQDIQLDVATAENLPWMCIVWDDPVNLMSYVTYVFQTVLGYDKKRATELMMQVHTEGKAVVSTGEKDKVEGDVKKLHTAGLWATMQQAG
- a CDS encoding DUF2017 domain-containing protein, with the translated sequence MEAWRKKKGLVRAPKYMTRLDPLEREVLGDLTATVSEALIQRAQSAPKDELAELVDMPTGHKEAPQDPKLARLLPDFERADDQEFDGDNSLLRSMNETDIIKSKLENLQVVNAALGPTGGVEVSLDEEEAHRFLAGLNDLRLYVSADDSGGESAAQDRQNLVEWMGFCQESLLEALMN